From Microlunatus capsulatus, a single genomic window includes:
- the guaA gene encoding glutamine-hydrolyzing GMP synthase, with protein sequence MSQPQTVGGEDAPVRVGSEAVDHDLVLVVDFGAQYAQLIARRVREANVYSEVVPHTVTAAEIAARKPKAVILSGGPQSVYAPGAPQVDPALFETGVATFGICYGFQAMARALGGDVARTGISEFGRTSAHIGTPGTLLADLPSPLRVWMSHGDSVAAAPAGFTALASSEGAPIAAFEDAGRGFAGVQWHPEVLHTQAGQKVLEQFLFDIAGCRPDWTAANIVDDAVAAVREQVGDKQVICGLSGGVDSAVAAALVQRAVGDQLTCVFVDHGLLREGEAEQVKRDFVAATGVDLVVVDAADQFVGALAGVTDPETKRKIIGREFIRTFEAAARDITRSADDVEFLVQGTLYPDVVESGGGEGAANIKSHHNVGGLPDDLQFALVEPLRTLFKDEVRAVGAQLGLPAEIVWRHPFPGPGLGIRIIGEVTRERLTILQQADAIARAELTAAGLDRDVWQFPVVLLADVRSVGVQGDGRTYGHPVVLRPVSSEDAMTADWSRLPYEVLEKISTRITNEVREVNRVVLDITSKPPGTIEWE encoded by the coding sequence ATGAGCCAGCCCCAGACCGTCGGAGGCGAGGACGCCCCGGTCCGCGTCGGCAGCGAGGCGGTCGACCACGACCTCGTCCTCGTCGTCGACTTCGGCGCCCAGTACGCCCAGCTGATCGCCCGCCGGGTCCGCGAGGCCAACGTCTACTCCGAGGTCGTGCCGCACACGGTGACGGCCGCCGAGATCGCCGCCCGCAAGCCCAAGGCGGTCATCCTGTCCGGCGGCCCGCAGTCGGTCTACGCCCCCGGCGCCCCCCAGGTGGACCCGGCCCTCTTCGAGACCGGCGTCGCCACCTTCGGCATCTGCTACGGCTTCCAGGCCATGGCGCGCGCCCTCGGGGGCGACGTCGCCCGCACCGGGATCAGCGAGTTCGGCCGGACGTCGGCCCACATCGGCACGCCCGGCACCCTGCTGGCCGACCTGCCCTCGCCGCTGCGCGTCTGGATGAGCCACGGCGACTCGGTGGCGGCCGCGCCGGCCGGGTTCACCGCGCTGGCCAGCAGCGAGGGCGCCCCGATCGCGGCGTTCGAGGACGCCGGCCGCGGCTTCGCCGGCGTGCAGTGGCACCCCGAGGTGCTGCACACCCAGGCCGGCCAGAAGGTGCTGGAGCAGTTCCTCTTCGACATCGCCGGCTGCCGCCCGGACTGGACCGCGGCCAACATCGTCGACGACGCCGTGGCCGCCGTCCGCGAGCAGGTGGGGGACAAGCAGGTCATCTGCGGCCTCTCCGGCGGCGTCGACTCCGCCGTGGCCGCCGCGCTGGTGCAGCGCGCCGTCGGGGACCAGCTGACCTGCGTCTTCGTCGACCACGGGCTGCTGCGCGAGGGCGAGGCCGAGCAGGTGAAGCGGGACTTCGTCGCCGCCACCGGCGTCGACCTCGTCGTCGTCGACGCGGCCGACCAGTTCGTCGGCGCGCTGGCCGGGGTCACCGACCCCGAGACCAAGCGCAAGATCATCGGCCGCGAGTTCATCCGCACCTTCGAGGCGGCGGCCCGCGACATCACCCGCAGCGCCGACGACGTCGAGTTCCTGGTCCAGGGCACGCTCTACCCCGACGTCGTGGAGTCCGGCGGCGGCGAGGGCGCGGCCAACATCAAGAGCCACCACAACGTCGGCGGGCTGCCGGACGACCTGCAGTTCGCGCTCGTCGAGCCGCTGCGGACGCTGTTCAAGGACGAGGTCCGCGCCGTCGGCGCCCAGCTGGGGCTGCCGGCCGAGATCGTCTGGCGGCACCCGTTCCCCGGTCCCGGCCTGGGCATCCGGATCATCGGCGAGGTGACCCGCGAGCGGCTGACGATCCTGCAGCAGGCCGACGCCATCGCCCGCGCCGAGCTGACGGCGGCCGGGCTCGACCGCGACGTCTGGCAGTTCCCCGTCGTGCTGCTGGCCGACGTGCGCTCCGTCGGCGTCCAGGGCGACGGCCGGACCTACGGCCACCCCGTCGTGCTGCGCCCGGTGAGCAGCGAGGACGCCATGACGGCGGACTGGAGCCGGCTGCCCTACGAGGTGCTGGAGAAGATCAGCACCCGGATCACCAACGAGGTGCGCGAGGTCAACCGCGTCGTGCTCGACATCACCAGCAAGCCGCCGGGGACCATCGAGTGGGAGTGA
- a CDS encoding zinc-dependent alcohol dehydrogenase — protein sequence MRAVTWQDRRKVSVDTVPDPVIEQPTDAIIKVTSTNICGSDLHLYEVLGAFMDPGDILGHEPMGIVEEVGSGITNLRAGDRVVIPFQIACGHCWMCDQTLYTQCETTQVREQGSGAALFGYSKLYGQVPGGQAEYLRVPHADFTHVKVPEGPPDDRFVYLSDVLPTAWQAVTYADVPAEGSLVVLGLGPIGDMACRIALHNNPGRTVIGVDMVPERLARAQARGVRVVDLDAVGDDLLAVVQDMTGGRGPDAVIDAVGMEAHGSPGASMVQRMAAHLPDAVTQPLLKTAGVDRLAAVHTAFDLVRRGGTVSLSGVYGGMADPMPMMTMFDKQIQLRMGQANVKKWVPEILPLLTDADPLGVDDFATHRLPLEEAPHAYEIFQKKQDGAVKIMLKP from the coding sequence ATGCGAGCAGTCACCTGGCAGGACCGGCGCAAGGTCAGCGTGGACACCGTCCCCGACCCCGTCATCGAGCAGCCCACCGACGCCATCATCAAGGTCACGAGCACCAACATCTGCGGGTCCGACCTGCACCTCTACGAGGTCCTCGGGGCCTTCATGGACCCGGGCGACATCCTCGGCCACGAGCCGATGGGGATCGTCGAGGAGGTCGGCAGCGGCATCACCAACCTCAGGGCCGGTGACCGCGTCGTCATCCCCTTCCAGATCGCCTGCGGGCACTGCTGGATGTGCGACCAGACCCTCTACACCCAGTGCGAGACCACCCAGGTGCGCGAGCAGGGTTCGGGTGCTGCGCTGTTCGGGTACTCCAAGCTCTACGGCCAGGTCCCCGGCGGCCAGGCGGAGTACCTGCGGGTGCCGCACGCCGACTTCACCCACGTCAAGGTGCCCGAGGGCCCGCCCGACGACCGCTTCGTCTACCTCTCCGACGTGCTGCCGACCGCCTGGCAGGCGGTGACCTACGCCGACGTGCCCGCGGAGGGCTCGCTCGTCGTGCTGGGCCTCGGCCCGATCGGCGACATGGCCTGCCGGATCGCGCTGCACAACAATCCGGGGCGCACCGTCATCGGCGTCGACATGGTGCCCGAGCGGCTGGCCCGGGCGCAGGCCCGCGGGGTCCGCGTCGTCGACCTCGACGCCGTCGGGGACGACCTGCTGGCCGTGGTCCAGGACATGACCGGGGGCCGCGGTCCCGACGCCGTCATCGACGCCGTCGGCATGGAGGCGCACGGCTCACCGGGCGCGTCGATGGTCCAGCGGATGGCGGCCCACCTGCCCGACGCCGTCACCCAGCCCCTGCTGAAGACGGCCGGTGTCGACCGGCTCGCCGCGGTGCACACCGCCTTCGACCTCGTCCGGCGCGGCGGCACCGTCTCCCTCAGCGGCGTCTACGGCGGGATGGCCGACCCGATGCCGATGATGACGATGTTCGACAAGCAGATCCAGCTGCGGATGGGCCAGGCCAACGTCAAGAAGTGGGTGCCGGAGATCCTCCCCCTGCTCACCGACGCCGACCCGCTGGGCGTCGACGACTTCGCCACCCACCGGCTCCCGCTGGAGGAGGCCCCGCACGCCTATGAGATCTTCCAGAAGAAGCAGGACGGCGCGGTCAAGATCATGCTGAAGCCCTGA
- a CDS encoding Rieske 2Fe-2S domain-containing protein gives MLNKLTDAVTSRIERAKILDRPGDALANAVAPVFTPAAVRHVAAGTPIGHPLHPLLVTVPIGAWTGALLFDGLRRPEPARTLVGFGLLSALPTAFTGLHDWSSTEGAERRVGLVHLAANTVALAAYTASWLLRRQGRDGAGVVTSLLGMSAVGLGGWMGGHLAYALGVGVDTTAFSHAEERWTDVAGAEEVRAGELAEGDLDGVPLVLTRLDDRVVAYADRCTHRGGPLHEGTLEDGCVVCPWHGGKFDLQDGSVVLGPPTRPAAAFEVREVDGRLQARRVDARSLRTNPVGR, from the coding sequence ATGTTGAACAAGCTGACGGACGCGGTCACCTCCCGGATCGAGCGGGCGAAGATCCTCGACCGGCCGGGCGACGCGCTGGCGAACGCGGTGGCGCCGGTCTTCACCCCGGCGGCCGTCCGGCACGTCGCGGCGGGCACCCCGATCGGGCACCCGCTGCACCCGCTGCTGGTCACCGTCCCGATCGGGGCGTGGACCGGGGCCCTGCTCTTCGACGGCCTGCGCCGGCCCGAGCCCGCCCGGACCCTCGTCGGCTTCGGCCTGCTGTCGGCGCTGCCCACCGCCTTCACGGGGCTGCACGACTGGAGCAGCACCGAGGGCGCCGAGCGGCGCGTCGGGCTGGTGCACCTGGCGGCCAACACCGTCGCGCTGGCGGCCTACACCGCCAGCTGGCTGCTGCGGCGCCAGGGCCGCGACGGGGCGGGGGTCGTCACCTCCCTGCTGGGGATGAGCGCCGTCGGCCTCGGCGGCTGGATGGGCGGGCACCTGGCCTACGCGCTGGGCGTCGGGGTGGACACCACCGCGTTCTCCCACGCCGAGGAGCGCTGGACCGACGTCGCCGGCGCCGAGGAGGTGCGCGCGGGCGAGCTCGCCGAGGGCGACCTCGACGGCGTGCCGCTGGTGCTGACCCGGCTGGACGACCGGGTCGTCGCCTACGCCGACCGCTGCACCCACCGGGGCGGCCCGCTGCACGAGGGGACGCTGGAGGACGGCTGCGTCGTCTGCCCCTGGCACGGCGGGAAGTTCGACCTGCAGGACGGCTCCGTCGTCCTCGGCCCGCCGACCCGGCCCGCCGCCGCCTTCGAGGTGCGCGAGGTCGACGGCCGGCTGCAGGCCCGCCGGGTGGACGCGCGCTCGCTGCGGACCAACCCCGTCGGCCGCTAG
- a CDS encoding alpha/beta hydrolase: MVVRARRWLTGGLVAVLGVALLGGAGAAAPPALAAPPVTAPRPAAPAAGRDPAPVRVPARYLQQQVRWEPCDFDYFVRSIAPSAPETRCADLVVPMDWRHPDDHPDITVAVALSLATGRSQGLLALNPGGPGLPALDNTALFAASERPRLFREYDLLGFDPRGFGRSTPASCRGSARAAAALPVVADPRVRGRATHRWEVVSARYEARACTAELTPFLGTQQTVEDLEFTRAYLQSRRPAGDRRYERLNYVGFSYGTWLGAWYADTYPSRTGRFLLDSNMDWTASMDANQASDPASFQRRRDRMFFPWVARHARTYGLGTTAAAVRRRYEQIRAGVLASYADGRSPATATDLDREVLLLLYSDRDFPAAAETLRDYAELAEPAGDDAVTRARARARDASAPTRPGRVTRPAVEDDELTWDPALAVRCNDSVWSRDVAAVQRRTDVDARRQPFVGYWNALTMCTYWPFPALTRTVDLVGAPTVLMVQSEGDPATAYEGALRAHRATPGRSRLVSVQDEGQHGLYLSGVSPCVERIGDAFLFAGTLPAEDTVCPTTPLPGDRAVHPLVSGVAGTPGRQRVRPAAPTARADRAERGRRAVQRIRRAVAAAELG, from the coding sequence ATGGTCGTTCGAGCACGCCGGTGGCTGACCGGAGGGCTGGTCGCGGTGCTGGGGGTGGCCCTGCTGGGCGGTGCCGGTGCGGCGGCCCCGCCCGCTCTCGCGGCCCCGCCGGTGACCGCCCCGCGCCCCGCCGCTCCCGCCGCGGGGCGCGACCCCGCCCCGGTCCGGGTGCCCGCCCGCTACCTCCAGCAGCAGGTCCGCTGGGAGCCCTGCGACTTCGACTACTTCGTCCGCAGCATCGCCCCGTCCGCGCCGGAGACCCGCTGCGCGGACCTCGTGGTGCCGATGGACTGGCGCCACCCCGACGACCACCCCGACATCACCGTCGCGGTCGCCCTGAGCCTGGCCACGGGCCGCTCGCAGGGCCTGCTGGCCCTGAACCCGGGTGGTCCCGGCCTGCCGGCGCTCGACAACACCGCGCTCTTCGCCGCCAGCGAGCGGCCGCGGCTGTTCCGCGAGTACGACCTGCTGGGCTTCGACCCCCGCGGCTTCGGCCGCAGCACCCCGGCCTCCTGCCGCGGCTCCGCCCGAGCCGCGGCGGCCCTGCCCGTCGTCGCCGACCCGCGGGTGCGCGGTCGCGCCACCCACCGCTGGGAGGTGGTCTCGGCCCGCTACGAGGCCCGGGCCTGCACGGCCGAGCTGACGCCGTTCCTCGGCACCCAGCAGACCGTCGAGGACCTCGAGTTCACCCGGGCCTACCTGCAGAGCCGGCGCCCGGCGGGCGACCGGCGCTACGAGCGGCTCAACTACGTCGGCTTCTCCTACGGCACCTGGCTCGGCGCCTGGTACGCCGACACCTACCCGTCGCGCACCGGCCGCTTCCTGCTGGACTCGAACATGGACTGGACCGCCTCGATGGACGCCAACCAGGCCTCGGACCCGGCCTCGTTCCAGCGCCGCCGGGACCGGATGTTCTTCCCCTGGGTGGCGCGGCACGCGCGGACCTACGGGTTGGGCACGACCGCCGCGGCCGTCCGCCGCCGCTACGAGCAGATCCGCGCCGGCGTGCTGGCCAGCTACGCGGACGGCCGCTCACCGGCCACGGCCACCGACCTGGACCGGGAGGTCCTGCTCCTCCTCTACAGCGACCGGGACTTCCCGGCGGCGGCCGAGACCCTGCGCGACTACGCCGAGCTGGCCGAGCCGGCGGGCGACGACGCCGTGACCCGCGCCCGCGCCCGGGCTCGTGACGCGTCGGCGCCGACCCGGCCCGGCCGGGTCACCCGGCCCGCCGTCGAGGACGACGAGCTGACGTGGGACCCCGCCCTGGCCGTCCGCTGCAACGACAGCGTGTGGTCGCGCGACGTCGCGGCGGTGCAGCGGCGCACGGACGTCGACGCCCGGCGCCAGCCCTTCGTCGGCTACTGGAACGCGCTGACGATGTGCACCTACTGGCCCTTCCCGGCGCTGACCCGGACCGTCGACCTAGTCGGGGCGCCGACGGTGCTCATGGTGCAGTCCGAGGGCGATCCGGCGACCGCCTACGAGGGAGCCCTGCGGGCGCACCGCGCGACGCCGGGGCGCAGCCGCCTCGTCTCCGTGCAGGACGAGGGCCAGCACGGCCTCTACCTGTCGGGGGTGTCGCCGTGCGTGGAGCGGATCGGCGACGCGTTCCTCTTCGCCGGCACCCTGCCGGCGGAGGACACGGTCTGCCCGACCACTCCGCTGCCGGGGGACCGCGCGGTCCACCCGCTGGTCAGTGGGGTGGCGGGCACGCCTGGACGCCAGCGGGTCCGCCCTGCGGCACCCACAGCCCGAGCCGACCGCGCCGAGCGCGGCCGGCGGGCCGTCCAGCGGATCCGCCGGGCGGTGGCCGCCGCCGAGCTCGGCTGA
- a CDS encoding chorismate mutase, producing the protein MTDPVTAELLRLRDSIDNMDAALVHLLAERFKITQQVGVLKAEHGLPPADPAREAEQIARLRSLAVQAKLDPEFAEKFLGFVVAEVVRHHEAIATAQPGR; encoded by the coding sequence ATGACCGACCCGGTGACCGCCGAGCTCCTGCGGCTGCGCGACAGCATCGACAACATGGACGCCGCCCTGGTCCACCTGCTCGCCGAGCGGTTCAAGATCACCCAGCAGGTCGGGGTGCTCAAGGCCGAGCACGGGCTCCCGCCCGCCGACCCGGCCCGCGAGGCCGAGCAGATCGCGCGGCTGCGCAGCCTCGCGGTGCAGGCCAAGCTCGACCCCGAGTTCGCCGAGAAGTTCCTCGGCTTCGTCGTCGCCGAGGTGGTCCGCCACCACGAGGCCATCGCCACCGCCCAGCCCGGCCGCTAG
- a CDS encoding glycosyltransferase family 2 protein: MPDHDYARVDRHVPVTRRAASANPYSPVMILISLVATLGILFYAQFLLNPANRGDFLPYALVILAETILVAHALLAMWTILSGAKSPRDFGFFQAKRELFDTKMIKKAGLKGQPTLWPVLVKGREVDVDVFITVYGEPLAKIRATAAAALEIKGRHRTWILDDGRSDEVRALADELGCFYIRRLSSNGAKAGNINHALSIAKGDFFCVFDADFVPHPDFLVETVPFFVDTTVAFVQTPQTYGNLVNLISRGAGYMQAVFYKFVQPGRNHFNAAFCVGTNVIFRRAAINDIGGIYTDSKSEDVWTSLMLHERGWKTIYIPKTLAVGDAPETIEAYTKQQLRWATGGFEIMLTRNPLNPRRRLTLDQRIMYLVTATHYLTGIAPGLLLLVPPLEIFFDLRPVNLSIDWTTWLLFYAGFYLLQILLAFYTLGSFRWEVLMLAAVSFPIYLQALYNALIGKEQKWHVTGSKVRADSPFNFIIPQVLVFVFLALTSVVAVWRDLGNSQLSLATAWTVTNALILGSFMVVALREAHHIKHPRPVAAPVETDAALAGVPAAVTEPAFGQAAAAASEDDDLLDVRALLEDDGPLPRRDPIRRAGADPAPLPGTRGDDRPVPADEPAPRRAQKEVVRS, from the coding sequence ATGCCTGACCACGACTACGCACGCGTCGACCGGCACGTACCGGTCACGCGCCGTGCCGCGTCCGCCAACCCCTACTCACCCGTGATGATCTTGATCTCGCTGGTGGCCACGCTGGGCATCCTGTTCTACGCGCAGTTCCTGCTGAACCCGGCGAACCGCGGCGACTTCCTGCCCTACGCGCTGGTGATCCTGGCCGAGACGATCTTGGTCGCGCACGCCCTGCTGGCCATGTGGACGATCCTCTCGGGGGCGAAGAGCCCGCGCGACTTCGGCTTCTTCCAGGCCAAGCGGGAGCTCTTCGACACGAAGATGATCAAGAAGGCCGGCCTCAAGGGCCAGCCCACGCTCTGGCCGGTCCTGGTCAAGGGCCGCGAGGTGGACGTCGACGTCTTCATCACCGTCTACGGCGAGCCGCTGGCCAAGATCCGCGCCACCGCCGCGGCCGCGCTGGAGATCAAGGGCCGCCACCGCACGTGGATCCTCGACGACGGCCGCTCGGACGAGGTCCGCGCCCTCGCCGACGAGCTGGGCTGCTTCTACATCCGCCGGCTCTCCAGCAACGGCGCCAAGGCCGGCAACATCAACCACGCGCTGTCGATCGCCAAGGGCGACTTCTTCTGCGTGTTCGACGCCGACTTCGTGCCGCACCCCGACTTCCTGGTCGAGACCGTGCCGTTCTTCGTGGACACCACGGTGGCCTTCGTCCAGACGCCGCAGACCTACGGCAACCTGGTCAACCTCATCTCCCGCGGCGCCGGCTACATGCAGGCCGTGTTCTACAAGTTCGTCCAGCCCGGCCGCAACCACTTCAACGCCGCCTTCTGCGTCGGCACGAACGTGATCTTCCGCCGCGCCGCCATCAACGACATCGGCGGCATCTACACCGACTCGAAGTCCGAGGACGTGTGGACCTCGCTGATGCTGCACGAGCGCGGCTGGAAGACCATCTACATCCCGAAGACCCTCGCCGTGGGCGACGCCCCCGAGACCATCGAGGCCTACACGAAGCAGCAGCTGCGCTGGGCGACGGGCGGGTTCGAGATCATGCTCACCCGCAACCCGCTCAACCCGCGCCGCCGCCTCACCCTCGACCAGCGGATCATGTACCTGGTCACCGCGACCCACTACCTCACCGGCATCGCGCCGGGCCTGCTGCTGCTGGTGCCGCCGCTGGAGATCTTCTTCGACCTGCGGCCGGTGAACCTCTCCATCGACTGGACCACCTGGCTGCTGTTCTACGCCGGCTTCTACCTGCTCCAGATCCTGCTCGCCTTCTACACCCTCGGCTCGTTCCGCTGGGAGGTGCTGATGCTGGCCGCCGTCTCGTTCCCGATCTACCTGCAGGCGCTCTACAACGCGCTGATCGGCAAGGAGCAGAAGTGGCACGTGACCGGCAGCAAGGTGCGGGCCGACTCGCCGTTCAACTTCATCATCCCGCAGGTGCTGGTCTTCGTCTTCCTGGCCCTCACCTCCGTGGTGGCCGTCTGGCGTGACCTGGGCAACAGCCAGCTGAGCCTGGCCACCGCCTGGACCGTCACCAACGCGCTCATCCTCGGCTCCTTCATGGTCGTGGCGCTGCGCGAGGCCCACCACATCAAGCACCCCCGCCCGGTCGCCGCACCGGTCGAGACCGACGCCGCCCTCGCCGGCGTGCCGGCCGCCGTCACCGAGCCGGCCTTCGGCCAGGCCGCCGCGGCGGCCTCGGAGGACGACGACCTCCTCGACGTCCGTGCGCTGCTGGAGGACGACGGGCCGCTGCCCCGCCGCGACCCGATCCGCCGCGCCGGCGCCGACCCCGCCCCGCTCCCCGGCACCCGAGGCGACGACCGCCCGGTGCCCGCCGACGAACCCGCGCCTCGGCGCGCCCAGAAAGAGGTAGTGCGCTCATGA
- a CDS encoding HlyD family efflux transporter periplasmic adaptor subunit yields the protein MTWTNRLRLTAGVLAVLLLVAVLTVVFNQRQTRAASLSATVAADTYAVGAAYGGTVVEQFVDEGDVVQEGDDLFTVQSVPLQQDLANGLEVRSSAAYDVDAKAGTLTYKATVAGQVDQLEATLGNALGTGEPFAQLTVTDTQYVDATYLLSPGDYARVVQGAEATVLLPDRTTVIGTVSSTTVATEAGQALTRIRIDAPGLHEGANADLAKSGTPVVATVQLRDDGPLAGVGDAGFAFLRQIGLS from the coding sequence ATGACCTGGACCAACCGACTCCGCCTCACCGCCGGCGTGCTGGCCGTCCTCCTGCTGGTGGCCGTGCTGACCGTGGTGTTCAACCAGCGGCAGACCCGCGCCGCCAGCCTCTCCGCCACCGTCGCGGCCGACACCTACGCCGTCGGCGCCGCGTACGGCGGCACCGTCGTCGAGCAGTTCGTCGACGAGGGCGACGTGGTGCAGGAGGGCGACGACCTCTTCACCGTGCAGAGCGTCCCGCTGCAGCAGGACCTGGCCAACGGCCTGGAGGTCCGCAGCTCCGCGGCCTACGACGTCGACGCGAAGGCCGGCACGCTGACCTACAAGGCCACCGTCGCCGGGCAGGTCGACCAGCTCGAGGCCACCCTCGGCAACGCGCTGGGCACCGGTGAGCCGTTCGCCCAGCTGACCGTCACCGACACCCAGTACGTCGACGCGACCTACCTGCTCTCCCCCGGCGACTACGCCCGGGTCGTCCAGGGCGCCGAGGCCACGGTCCTGCTGCCCGACCGGACCACGGTCATCGGCACCGTCAGCTCCACCACCGTGGCCACCGAGGCCGGCCAGGCGCTGACCCGGATCCGGATCGACGCCCCCGGCCTGCACGAGGGCGCCAACGCCGACCTCGCGAAGTCGGGCACGCCCGTCGTCGCCACGGTCCAGCTCCGCGACGACGGCCCGCTGGCCGGCGTCGGCGACGCGGGCTTCGCCTTCCTCCGCCAGATCGGCCTCTCGTGA